Proteins from a genomic interval of Procambarus clarkii isolate CNS0578487 chromosome 45, FALCON_Pclarkii_2.0, whole genome shotgun sequence:
- the LOC123770193 gene encoding uncharacterized protein: MKASLVLVILCVSLMAGAEADGGVPAGSPQPSGSDAAASGTLSEQRYGPEHNEHGSGGEFEEHERGCAPRRLCDENEGVCRRSCNGPVENEVHNGCGGNGCKCCTRKNKKHCTSNVECREHGGRCTQAKCKNHEVLIRRGCKGQGCNCCVPNVRDAEGAVNEETQVVEEVEEEGGEEKNESYDVEEEDEEE; this comes from the exons ATGAAGGCATCGCTCGTGCTAGTGATCCTCTGTGTCTCCCTGATGGCGGGAGCAGAGGCCGACGGGGGTGTACCTGCAGGATCACCGCAACCCAGCGGGAGCGACGCCGCTGCTTCTG GAACTCTCTCGGAGCAAAGGTATGGACCCGAACACAACGAGCATGGATCCGGAGGCGAATTCGAGGAGCACGAACGCGGGTGTGCCCCGAGGAGACTCTGCGATGAGAACGAGGGCGTTTGCAGGCGTTCTTGCAACGGTCCAGTGGAGAACGAGGTGCACAATGGCTGTGGTGGGAATGGTTGCAAGTGTTGCACTCGTAAGAATAAGAAAC ACTGCACCAGCAACGTGGAATGCAGAGAGCACGGTGGCAGGTGCACCCAAGCCAAATGCAAGAACCACGAGGTCCTCATACGTCGTGGGTGCAAAGGACAAGGCTGTAACTGCTGTGTTCCTAATG TGCGTGATGCTGAAGGTGCTGTCAACGAGGAGACTCAAGTGGTAGAGGAGgtagaagaggaaggaggagaggagaagaATGAAAGTTATGATGTCGAGGAGGAAGATGAAGAAGAGTAA